One window of Phoenix dactylifera cultivar Barhee BC4 chromosome 5, palm_55x_up_171113_PBpolish2nd_filt_p, whole genome shotgun sequence genomic DNA carries:
- the LOC103704668 gene encoding GTP-binding protein YPTM2-like produces MNPEYDYLFKLLLIGDSGVGKSCLLLRFADDSYLESYISTIGVDFKIRTVEQDGKTIKLQIWDTAGQERFRTITSSYYRGAHGIIVVYDVTDQESFNNVKQWLNEIDRYASENVNKLLVGNKCDLTENKVVSSETAKAFADEMGIPFLETSAKDATNVEQAFMAMTAAIKNRMASQPATNNARPPTVQIRGQPVNQKTTCCSS; encoded by the exons ATGAATCCGGAGTA tgACTATTTGTTCAAACTTTTGCTTATTGGAGATTCAGGTGTTGGCAAATCATGTCTCCTACTAAGATTTGCG GATGATTCATACTTGGAGAGTTACATCAGCACCATTGGGGTTGACTTT AAAATACGCACTGTTGAGCAGGACGGGAAGACCATTAAACTTCAAATT TGGGATACTGCTGGGCAAGAACGTTTCAGGACGATTACTAGCAGCTACTATCGAGGTGCTCATGGTATTATT GTGGTTTATGATGTGACAGACCAGGAGAGTTTCAATAATGTAAAGCAATGGTTAAACGAGATTGACCGTTATGCAAGTGAAAACGTGAACAAGCTTCTGGTTGGGAACAAGTGTGATCTTACTGAAAACAAAGTCGTCTCTTCCGAGACAGCTAAG GCATTTGCTGATGAAATGGGTATCCCGTTCTTGGAGACTAGTGCAAAAGATGCCACTAACGTAGAGCAGGCCTTCATGGCCATGACTGCGGCGATCAAGAACAG GATGGCCAGCCAACCAGCAACGAACAATGCCCGGCCACCAACAGTGCAAATCCGTGGGCAGCCCGTCAATCAGAAGACCACCTGCTGCTCGTCTTAA
- the LOC120110920 gene encoding acanthoscurrin-2-like, protein MEPESAVADAAGSAAGVSDAGPGEAKGAELFDGVGAAVVGAAAFRDGEGAGVAAGGDAGGTGAGGGAIGGGGTAGGGVAGGGVATGGGVAGGGVATGGGVAGGGVATGGGVAGGGVATGGGVAGGGVATGGGVAGGGEATGGGVAAGGGEVVVGGGAAGVVGGVEAAGGGLVVAGGEGGDWAVHEVERRAREMARARVGVWNAMALLCFTYSQMR, encoded by the coding sequence ATGGAACCCGAATCAGCCGTAGCGGACGCCGCGGGCTCCGCCGCCGGAGTTAGCGATGCCGGACCAGGGGAAGCCAAGGGGGCCGAACTCTTCGATGGAGTCGGTGCGGCGGTGGTTGGAGCCGCCGCCTTCAGAGATGGCGAGGGAGCAGGCGTGGCAGCGGGTGGAGATGCAGGGGGAACTGGAGCCGGTGGTGGTGCCATCGGTGGTGGAGGTACCGCAGGTGGAGGGGTGGCGGGGGGCGGAGTGGCGACCGGAGGAGGGGTGGCGGGGGGCGGAGTGGCAACTGGAGGAGGGGTGGCGGGGGGCGGAGTGGCGACTGGAGGAGGGGTGGCGGGGGGCGGAGTGGCGACTGGAGGAGGGGTGGCTGGTGGAGGAGTGGCAACGGGAGGAGGGGTGGCCGGCGGCGGAGAGGCGACGGGTGGTGGTGTGGCGGCGGGGGGAGGAGAAGTGGTGGTTGGAGGGGGTGCAGCGGGGGTGGTGGGGGGTGTCGAGGCGGCTGGCGGAGGATTGGTGGTGGCAGGAGGGGAGGGCGGTGATTGGGCAGTGCATGAGGTGGAGAGGAGGGCAAGGGAGATGGCTAGAGCTAGAGTTGGTGTGTGGAACGCCATGGCTCTTCTTTGTTTCACTTACTCTCAGATGAGGTGA
- the LOC103704736 gene encoding blue copper protein: MKLVHISCRLPIFLSESIHPLFMAKLLIICALAILGCALKSQAIVYTVGDGAGWDISADFPSWIAGKTFYVGDVLSFQFSRYHTLNEVDKAGYDSCNASNALLSSSNGNTSVPLTTGGDKYFICGVRLHCLGGMKLKVGVTGNQSIAPASAPQSPGFHPQAPSSPIQKPSTDKHRLLPPPTNDSYHVAEGSMFVAWLCTFGALWLLFLRV; this comes from the exons ATGAAACTTGTTCATATAAGTTGTAGACTCCCCATCTTCTTGTCTGAGAGTATCCATCCCCTATTCATGGCTAAGCTTCTCATAATCTGTGCGCTTGCCATTCTTGGTTGCGCTCTAAAAAGCCAGGCCATCGTGTACACTGTTGGGGACGGCGCCGGTTGGGATATCAGTGCAGACTTTCCATCATGGATAGCCGGCAAAACATTCTACGTTGGCGATGTTCTAT CATTCCAATTCTCCCGGTATCACACCCTCAACGAGGTTGATAAGGCCGGCTATGACAGCTGCAATGCCTCCAACGCTCTGCTCTCAAGCAGCAACGGAAACACCTCCGTCCCTCTTACCACCGGCGGCGATAAGTACTTCATCTGTGGCGTCCGGTTACATTGTTTGGGCGGCATGAAGCTTAAAGTAGGCGTTACAGGAAACCAATCAATAGCTCCGGCCAGTGCACCACAATCCCCAGGGTTCCATCCTCAGGCTCCTTCGAGTCCAATTCAGAAGCCTTCCACAGATAAACACCGCTTGTTACCTCCACCTACAAATGATTCTTATCACGTTGCAGAGGGTTCCATGTTCGTAGCTTGGTTGTGCACCTTTGGAGCCCTTTGGCTGTTATTTTTAAGAGTATGA